DNA sequence from the Rattus rattus isolate New Zealand chromosome 2, Rrattus_CSIRO_v1, whole genome shotgun sequence genome:
GCTCTGCTCCATGGAGCCTCTGCGTTTGAGGGGTCGAGGAATCTCTGCCAGCACTCGGGCCACCTCTTCCAGCTCAGGTACGGTCTGTGCTTCGGGTGGCAGCGCTGGCTGCAGCCTGGTAGGGCTGAGGGGCCTCGTGACGGTGCCTTCATCTGCATCCCCAGACTCCAGCACGGGAGCCAGTAGTCCCTCCAGCTCGGGCTCTGGCTCCAGCTCGGCAGGGGGTTTGAGGAGGCCTAGCAGGAACAAGAACCCCATTAGAGGAAGAGTCGCCAAGAGCTTTCACAGATCTGCAGCTTTGGGAATACAACCAACTTCTgggctgtgtgacctcagagCAACTACTTGCCCTCTCTAGACTACTCTGGGATGTGCATAATATTCTTATCTTTGAGCATTTATttgacagatttatttatttatagcataatatgttaaatatttgtttatgtatgtatttgcagTGATGGGCATTGAACCCAAGACACATTCTAGACATTCTACCCACTGAGTCCCAGCCCTACACGCCGGCCTATCACCCTTCTCTATATTATGAAGAAACAGGTGATTATCTCTATATTGCCAACAGGCATCTGAGGATCAGAGAGGGAAAGTCatttgcccaaagtcacacagctgccTCACTCTGGAATCTGCACTCCTACCAACAATCTTCTAGGATCCGAAGAACTTTATTTCTAACATCTCATGCAGATCCCCAGGAGAAGCCTGGTGTTCAGTGATCTGTTCTCTGTTacctcccctccttccactgtagcctcagaagcaggaggacaTATTAACTGGTCTTTATCCCAACCCCTGCCACAATCCTATGAGGTAAACattattccttctttttctggGCGGGGAAAAGGGCTGAGATTGGTTGGATAATTTACccccaatttgctttttgtttgtttatttttcaagacagggtttctctgtgtagccctgactgtcctggaactcactctgtagaccaggctggcctcacactcaagaGATCCgcccgtctctgcctctccaacactgggactaaaggcgtgagTCACCGACGACAGGATTTGCCCTGACTCATACCACAAACCAGTGGTTTGGAGAAGTGAAGCTCTCGCTTTACTCCTCCAATTTGGCACTAAAAGACCCTGTCAGCTGGGACATAATGGGCAAGCCGTACTTACTGGGCACTGGGGCCTCATTCTCAAGACTTGATGTAATTTGAGTGCCATGTCCCAGCAGACAGAATTTTTATCACGATTCAGCTTTTACACTCGGAAAGCTAGGCCCAGAGAGGTTAGCGCACCTGCCTGAGGCTGCACAGCATACGACTCTGTAACCCTGGCTCCTGTGTGCATTCCCATGCTCACTGGCCCAGCCCTTTGCAGGGACAGTTTGTGGGGTGAAGCTTGGCTATCCTGGCTCCCCGCTACTCTGGTTCCTGTCAGTTGCCCTCCCTTTGCCCAACCTTCTGGGGACCCGCCCCCTTAGCTGACTCACCTTCATTCATGGGGGACCAAGTCTGCTGAGGTCCTGGagtctgaggctgaggctgggacTGGGGGGGCATctgaggttggggttggggtagCAGCTGTGGCTGAGGGGGTGGCTGGGGAGGCAGCTTAGGTGGGGGTGCTCGGGAGAAGATGGGGGATCCCGGGAGCACAGCCCTGCTGGCTCCATGTTCCCAGAAAGCATTCTGGAGTTTAAAGATCATACTGAGGGGGATGGGGCGCTGGCGCGGGGTACTGCGAGgctgagggctggagggaggcaTGGGAATGCGGCTGACGGGCTGCCAGCTACGGGGCAAAGTGCCTGAGGGCCCTGCAGAGCCCATGGAGCGGCGGTAGCTGCCAACGTCAGAACGCCTGTCACTGGCCAGAGGGGACACCTTGTAGTTGCGTGGCAATGTGGCACTGGTGATGTTGtcctgggtgggagggagaagggggaaggaaaggaaggtgagAAGGGGACAAAGACAGGTAAGGACAAGGGGctgaaggggaagagggatgtgtgtggtggctcatgccagTCATCCTAgcaggagaggctgagacaggaggattgactTGACTGTAGGCCATTTCCCAcggcaggaaaacaaaacaccaacccccacacacacaaaaggaagagCATCCACACCTTGAGGCTaccattcagaaggctgaggtaggattcAAATCAGTTTAATAAACCTAAGCAGAAGTTTGTTTGCTGATAGAGCTAGCTTAGTAATATAGCCCCTGCCtaaaatcccccagtgaggggctgggggcgtggctcagtggtagagcccctgcctaaaatcccccagtgaggggctggggcgtggctcagtggtagagcccctgcctagaatcccccagtgaggggttgggggtgtggctcagtggtagagcccctgcctagaatcccccagtgaggggttgggggtgtggctcagtggtagagcccctgcctagaatcccccagtgaggggctgggggcgtggctcagtggtagagcccctgcttagaatcctccagtgaggggatGGGAGTGTGACTCAGGAGTTTCCACTCATCTACAGTGAGCCTTACCCTAGATTCTATCCTCATCCTCCCGCCATAAAGAAGAGTGTGGGaaaaggtgtacacacacacacacacacacacacacacacacacacacacactagcgtgggccaccacacacacagacggtCCACCTTCACCCGGTGCTGCCCACCAGTCCCTCACCTTGCCACTGGCCCCCAGCCCATCCAGGCTGCTCTCTCTCCAGGGTAAGAGCTGCAGGCCTGGCGAGGCAGGCCGCGTAAAGACATCCAGCCCTGCAAAACACACATCGATCGATCGTTCAGATGGACTCCAGACTCCTGTCCTCCAGGTCCCCTCACCCTCTGTCACTTACGTTCATAGCTTGCTGTCTGTGAAGACTTTTTCTCGTAGGCTACATCCAGGTCAGACTCGTTCCAGGCTTTCGGGGGCCTCCGGCGCAGCGTCGAGTCATCTGGTGAAAGAGGTCCATGAATGAGGGTGAGAGCATAGACTAGACCAAACCAGCCTCCCAAAGAAAGGGTCCCCTTGAACCTTGTGCGCGAAGTGGCGGGGCGAAGGCACTGCCACCCGCGCCCAGCAGAGGGCTCCCCGATGTGTCATAGGCTGCAGCGGGCGGGCGTGGGGAAGGTCCTCGCTCCGGGAAGAAGGCCTGGGGTCCCTCTGCTAGAGGGCTGCCCCGGGGGGACCCTGCGCGTCCTAGGTAGTCAAAAGGGGTCGGGGGACCCGGCTGCCGCACTGGGCCAGTCCCCGGCCGCGGGGACGGCGCCCGACCATGGGGACTGCCTGCTCCGTCGAAGGCGCGGGGTCTGGGCGATGGCGCCCGATCCAGGCTGCTGTAGGGGTCAGGTGTTGTAGGCTGCAGGTAGATGGAGGTGCGCGGCGAGGACGGAcggcccttgggagacagagggctGTAAGGGTGCAGGGACGGGGCACTCTCTGAGCGTCCAAAACGGGCCTCTACGCCATCGGCGGCTATCTTCTGTAGGGACCCTCTGCTGCCAAAATGCTCCGGGACAGGGCTGGTGCTGTACCGGGACATCTGTGGGGAAGACGGCACGGAAGAGTAAGTGGATGTCGGAGACATCGGACCCGATGACTGCAGGTGCAGAGCCTGGGTGCAAAGGGGTCTAActtgttactgatttttttttaattgatttatttaatgtatatgaacgTACTGTCCTttacacactggaagagggcatcggatctcattacagatgcttgtgagccaccatgtggttgctgggaattgaactcaggacctttggaagagcagtcagtgctcttaaccactgagccatctctccagccccggttaCTGATCCTTTTATATGGCTTAAGAAACAACTTTGTGGGGCTTGAAaggtggctccgtggttaagagtattggctgctcttccagaggtcctgagttcaattcccagcatccacatggtggcgcACATAATCTATGATGGGTTCTGATGCTTCTGGCATGTATGTGCAGATagaacataaacataaataaaccttCTTTTTAAAGGCTTTATATGAGCTCTCAccttttttctacttaaaaaattattttagtttggTATGGGGGTGtgcaaaaaattattttagtttggTATGGGGGTGTGCACGCCTCTGGGGAAGTAGTGGAAGGTATAGCTCTGAGTttgggggcagcctgggctacacacttAAACcatgtttaaacaaacaaataactttTGAGATAATGCCTCCCAAAGCCCAGGTTAGCCTGAAGGTCTCCAGGAACTGAAGTTTGGCCATGAattccttatcctcctgcctctatggcTCCAGTATGTGTACACCACAAGCCCTGTGTTTATCTGGTACAAGGGATAGGACATAGACCTTCATCCATACTAGGCAAACATTCCACCAGCTTAACCAGTCtctcctgtagcctaggctagccttgaactcactatgaagtAGAGTAGTTGGCGCTAaattcatcctcctgcctcagttggCACTAACTAaattcattctcctgcctcagtttccctggggCAGGGATtaccagcctggtctccataccTCACTATCTCTCTCTTCTAGATGGCCTTGCACACCCCTCAGCCTGCAGCACCTTAGAAATCCGGGCCTCCCCTGGGGCATGGAGAAATGCTGGTTTTGGGGTCAGTGAGATCACCAGGCTCACCCTAGAGGGAACTCCAGCCTGTGTGCCAGGAGGAGCTGGCGAGTCTGACCACAACGACTCCAACTGCTTGGTTAATTCGTCCACTTTGGCAGCAGCGGTGTccagctccatctgtttcagatCCATGTGCTTCATGGCCAGcgctgagtgggtgggtgggagagaaggtcACGACGTtgtcccctccatcccctcccccttaccGGGCCCTGCTCATCCACCAGGCTGCCAGCTTACACTGGAAGTTCAGATCCAGAAGGTCCCTCGCCTGTTGGAATGCCTCGCTGTCCATGGTGCCGGCCGGAGCAGGGTGCCTACCAGGAGTGAGAACTGGCTTAGACCCTCCAGGCCACGCCCCTCAAGGCGCCGCCCCAGGGAAGGAGGGGTCCTCAACTGTCATTAAGGTTCCTTCAGAACTCTGTCCATAAGCTTACCTAGAAGTCTGAACCCATCCTAGAAAAGTTCGGGACAAAGAATTCATCCATCACTTACCTGTTATTGAACTGAGGCTCAAATAATTAACTGTTACTTTAATGAATGTCTACTAGGGACCAAGGGACGGCACCAGATGtttgttgtaatttttttgttgttttgtttatcgCTATAATAAAGATTAAATACTGTGCCATATACATGTTTAGggaggggctctaccactgagccacgcccccagccctctATTTACTATCcatgttgaggcagggtctttgtATGTATCCCAGTGTAGACTGGAAAACTTTATGTAGCTTAAAACTATGTaggcctcaaacttacaatccttggcctgccttggcctccaggttccttggATTACAGACGTGTATCAGCATTCtaagtttgttgtttgttttttttgttctgtttactTTGACATTTATTTAACTTTCTGTGTATGagcatctgcctgtctgtgtgcttGGTCCCCATCATGATccgaacagggcatcagatcccctagtactaaagttacagacagttgtgaggcatcatgtgggtgctgggaactgaacctgggtcctctgcaagagcaagtgctctaaacctctCAGCCTTTCCTCCACCATGTTAttgtttgggacaggatctcatatGGCACAGGCCGGTCTAAAGCTTTTGTGTAGTTTAGGATGACCTCAAATTTCTGCTtacacctcctgagtgctgagatcacagggtTGGAGCATCACATGGGCCACGTGGTGCTGGGAACGGAGCCAATGGCGCATGCGCTTTGAGCATGTGCGCGACGCAGGCGCACAaatctgagccacacccctagctCCTTTTCCACGTCTAACCATGAAGTTATGAGTTAGCCAAGCATCGCCCACCTATAATCCTAAACTCAGAAACAGTTGTGAAGAATTTCTAGTGTCAGACCAGACACTAGACTGAGTATAttcagtctagcctgggctacagaatgagccttactttttttttgttcattagtGTTCTGCCTGTATATAAGTCTGCACGAAGGAATCagaaactgccatgtgggtgctggaaattgaacctagcttctctggaaaagcagacagtgctcgtaatcgctgagccacttctccagcctgaaccctgccaaaaacaaaacaaaacaaaacaaaacaaaacaaaacacctatcCAATTGTGGTGTCACATGTCAGGAGGATATGGTGAAGTTGTACAGGGAGGAGAATCAGCACCTGAGAAGCTAACCTGGGGTAAAGGCTTTAGAAGAGCCAGCTCAGCTGGTGCTGGGCTCAGTCCTTAGCATCCCCACTGAAACTCTGGGAGTGCAGGTGCATCCTGGGAGtacaggtgcatgctgggaatgccagctctggggaggtagagacaggcaatCACAGGCCATGGCTGCCCAGGTATACATGccaaaatcagagagagagagagagagagagagagagagagagagagagagagagagagagagggagaggaagagcaggaagaggagggaggaggaggaggagagaagagaagagaagagaagagaagagaagagaagagaagagaagagaagagaagagagaaaataaggtgggtgtggagagatggctcagaggtcatgaagttcatttctcagcacccacatagcagctcacagccatctataactctagttccagagagtgcaacaccttcttctggcttccacaggcatcaggcacacacacggtgcaTAGACATATAAGCAGGTAAAACGCGCATATAcatacaacaaaagaaataaaactttaaaaaataacgaCGCATAAGGTGGATAGTGGTGGTGGGGGACACATGAtaatgacctctggcctccatgtgcaaggacacactgacacacaatacacagcaacacacacacacacacacacacacacacacacacacacagagtaagcaAGAAAATACAATTCAGAGAGCTTGAAGCCAGGTGCGTTCATTCCTCCAATCGCAGCACTTGGAAAATGGATAAGAAAATCTTGAGTTAAGACccattgtggggctggagagatggctcagtggctaagagcactgactgctcttccagaggtcctgagttcaattcccagcaaccacacggtgcctcacagccatctgtaatcagatccgatgcctccttctggtgaagacagtgacagtgtgctcacatacataaaataaataaataaatcttaaaaaaaaaaaaaactcatctgTAGCTACTCAGCCATTTTGAGGTTCACCTAAACAAGATAAACAATATGAGACCTTGgctcaaaaatcaaaagaaaaggaagaaaaaagaaaagagaagagaagaaagctgGGGCTGGATGGTTCAGCAGTTGACAGCATTTCCTACTGTCTCAAAGagcttgagttcagttcccaacagccATGAAGACTGGCTCACAGCCAGCTACTGGGACCTCCAGCTCCAAGATGCCAATGGCCTCTCCAGCCTCCGagggcatacatacacacactttaaaatcaaccaaccaggcagtggtgggcacaccttttatcccagcactcagaaggcagaggcaggcgggtctctgtgagtttgaggccagcctggtctacagagagctagttccaggacagccagggctacagagagagatcctgtctcaaaacaaaactttaaaaattaaaaaaaaaaaaaaaaaggctgagcaAGATGGTGCATGTGTCTTTAATCTCAACTTGGGGGGGCAGAGACAAtgctatctctgtgagttccaggctgttgtggtctacataataagaccctgtctcgaaataagattaaaaaaagaagaaacctgtACTTAAAATCAACTTAGACGAAGTCCTTCGGACTGGGTTTCACACCAGGTTCTATCCTGTCGTTCTGCAATGTGTTCCACGCAAACTTGGTGAGGTTTCTCTCACCGAGTCACCGTCTACGAGAAGAAGCCCTGTTCACACTGACCCATTGTTGCGAGGAAGAACAGGGAGGTGGCCAGGGCCAGGGAGGCAGCTGTGGTCACCAGCCAGTAGGACAAAGGGGAACCGGTCACACCAGCTAACTCAATCCCCATTGCAGCCGCCACGCCCACCAGCCCTGTCACCTTTTAGCTTTGGGCAATGAAGGTGTAGGCAGTGGGACCAGTTGGGACTTGTTGACACCAGCCTCTGTCTGGAAAGTCACGAGGAACAGAACCTGTTGGGGCTGGTGGCTCATCTGAGCATGTGTCACCTTGAATCCTCTCCACCCCTAGGGCCTGAGACTCCCTGACTCCGCCTGAGACTCTTCACAAGGCAGGAAGACATAAACTAAGTATTCCAAAAGTCCCTTCTGATCTCAGAGAGGCCTCCATTCTGAAATCTGATGTTGTATCTGGTCTCACTGCATGGCTCAGTCCATTCAGGAACTTTACTAAtggcttctcctgcctctctgtggCTGAGGCTACagacatgcatcaccacacctggtaGGGTCTCTGAGATGTAGAATTCTAAAACAATAATAAGCCCAAAAGCTTAAGTATCTACTGTGAGAGAGTTCTGAACTGGAAATGGAGAtctagcttagtggtagagcccctgcctagaatctcccagtgaggggctgggggtgtggctcagtggtagagcccctgcctagaatcccccagtgaggggctgggggcgtggctcagtggtagagcccctgcctagaatcccccagtgaggggctgggggcgtggctcagcggTAGtaccctgcctagaatctcccagtgaggggctgggggcgtggctcagtggtagaacccctgcctagaatcccccagtgaggggctggggggcgtggctcagtggtagagcctgtGCTTATTATTAGTCAGTCCCTAGGTTCAATGTCTAGTAGAAAAATAGGATCCAAGTCAAGATCTCATTTCTTTGACATTctaaatttctttcatttgtttttccccTCAGTTTCTAGTTTTCTTGCCCTACTTTTTTATCTCAGAATCGCATTTTCCTAAAGTCTACCACAAGCCAGCAGCCAGAGGTGGAGAGTTAAATTCTGGACCCCCCCTAACAAGAGTGTCTCAGTTGCCTAACttgtaaaacaaagagaaataggtTACCTCACTGGACCAGTGCAAAGAGAGTACAAGAGGATTTTGGGGCTGTGAGAATTCGGTTTTGAAAATAGAGAATCCATTTAGAGCTAGCCTGCTTACGTGAAGGATTGACACAAAATGAGCATGCGTTCCAGGTCTGTTGGTGCAGCAGAGAACACTGAAGGGGCCAGCTTGGgcaaccctatctcaaaatacacGTTTTAAAAAaggcctgggcatggtggcacacgcctgtaaccccagttttcAAAGGCAgaggtctgaagacagctccaaaCTTGATTACATCATATGCTGGGGCCAGCCCGACCTACATAGGAAGACCTGATCCCTCTGTTGAAGAGATGTCTTCACCGTTTAGAGTgtggaggaccagagtttggttcccagcatccttaTCGAGTGGGCTGGCTCACAGCTCCATGTACCAGCTCCAGCTGAAGCCTCCGACCTCTGTAGACagcagtgcccatgtgtgcacGGACAAGGGCTAAGAAatagctcagcagctaagagcccttgctgttcttccagaggcctgaaATCCCGCCTCCAGCATATGTCAGTAAGCGGATCTTTTGGCAACTGTACCATTCATATATCAATAGGAAAGACTTCAGATTCAGAGCCTAATGTGGGTGTTAGAAACTCCTTGACCGCCAGGGGGCGCGCGCTCCCCGCGAGCTGGATCGCTGAGCTCAGGCCCTGGGAATGTGAGGCGGGCCTGGGCAGGTGCACAGCTCTCCCCCTGCAGGGGCAGCGGGCCGAGCGGGCGTGGCAGAGTCTCTGTTCCCAGACTTCGGTCCCTGCCTTCCACCCTCAGGTCTTCTTCCTTGGGCCTCCTCCAACTCTAGCTCTCCCTTCATCTGGCTCCCATCTGTGCTC
Encoded proteins:
- the Ppp1r13l gene encoding relA-associated inhibitor, which gives rise to MDSEAFQQARDLLDLNFQSLAMKHMDLKQMELDTAAAKVDELTKQLESLWSDSPAPPGTQAGVPSRMSRYSTSPVPEHFGSRGSLQKIAADGVEARFGRSESAPSLHPYSPLSPKGRPSSPRTSIYLQPTTPDPYSSLDRAPSPRPRAFDGAGSPHGRAPSPRPGTGPVRQPGPPTPFDYLGRAGSPRGSPLAEGPQAFFPERGPSPRPPAAAYDTSGSPLLGAGGSAFAPPLRAQDDSTLRRRPPKAWNESDLDVAYEKKSSQTASYERLDVFTRPASPGLQLLPWRESSLDGLGASGKDNITSATLPRNYKVSPLASDRRSDVGSYRRSMGSAGPSGTLPRSWQPVSRIPMPPSSPQPRSTPRQRPIPLSMIFKLQNAFWEHGASRAVLPGSPIFSRAPPPKLPPQPPPQPQLLPQPQPQMPPQSQPQPQTPGPQQTWSPMNEGLLKPPAELEPEPELEGLLAPVLESGDADEGTVTRPLSPTRLQPALPPEAQTVPELEEVARVLAEIPRPLKRRGSMEQSPAAALPPTHKKQYQQIINRLFHRHGGPGPGGPEPELSTITEGSEARAGPPAPAPPAPIPPPAPAQSNPPEQPQSMEMRSVLRKVGSPRKARRARLNPLVLLLDAALTGELDVVQQAVKEMNDPSQPNEEGITALHNAICGANYPIVDFLIAAGANVNSPDSHGWTPLHCAASCNDTAICTALVQHGAAIFATTLSDGATAIEKCDPYREGYADCATYLADVEQSMGLMHNGVVYALWDYSAEFGDELSFREGESVTVLRRDGPEETDWWWAALHGQEGYVPRNYFGLFPRVKSQRSKI